The Dasypus novemcinctus isolate mDasNov1 chromosome 2, mDasNov1.1.hap2, whole genome shotgun sequence genome includes a region encoding these proteins:
- the LOC101412104 gene encoding cytochrome c oxidase subunit 5A, mitochondrial-like, whose translation MLGAAPRRCTAAAASRAGLRGRLHPAPAHGSVAAVQSVRCYSHGSQETDEEFDARWVTYFNKPDIDAWELRKGMNTLVGYDPVPEPKILDAALRACRRLNDFASAVRILEVVKDKAGPHKEIYPMSSRNLDQL comes from the coding sequence ATGCTGGGCGCTGCTCCACGCCGATGCACTGCAGCCGCAGCCTCCCGGGCGGGCCTTCGAGGCCGCCTGCACCCCGCCCCGGCCCACGGCTCGGTCGCCGCTGTCCAGTCAGTTCGCTGCTACTCCCATGGGTCACAAGAGACAGATGAGGAGTTTGATGCTCGCTGGGTGACATACTTCAACAAGCCAGATATCGATGCCTGGGAATTACGTAAAGGAATGAACACGCTTGTTGGCTACGATCCGGTTCCAGAACCCAAAATCCTTGATGCTGCTTTGCGGGCATGCAGACGGTTAAATGACTTTGCTAGCGCAGTGCGCATCCTAGAGGTTGTTAAGGACAAAGCAGGACCTCATAAGGAAATCTACCCTATGTCATCCAGGAACTTAGACCAACTTTAA